A single window of Grus americana isolate bGruAme1 chromosome 10, bGruAme1.mat, whole genome shotgun sequence DNA harbors:
- the LCTL gene encoding lactase-like protein yields MKIYILRIWYMLVPIIRLNTAEDFQWTKNNPGSFYYGTFPAGFLWGVGSSAYQTEGAWDKDGKGPSIWDAFTHKQGKVFRNETGDTACDGYYKVKDDIQLLKELKVNHYLFSISWPRMMPTGIKTEQLNEKGIQFYNDTINSLLENNIIPIVSLYHWDLPQVLQEKYGGWQNISMINYFNDYANLCFEKFGDRVKHWITFSNPWAVAEKGYETGEHAPGLKLGGCGAYKAAHHIIKAHAKVWHSYNNTWRSEQQGMVGISLTSGWGEPVDPHSQTDRDAAERYIQFHLGWFANPIYRGDYPEIMKNYIGRKSAQQGLGTSRLPTFSVQEKTYIKGTSDFLGIGHFTTRYVLQKSFPFLQVSGYHTDRDLAELVDPKWPAPGPKWLYSVPWGFRRLLNFIKTQYGNPLIYVTENGVSEKVQCTQLCDEWRIEYLKGYINEILKALNDGVKVKGYTAWSLLDKFEWNKGFSERFGFYHIDFKNKNKPRYPKASVDYYKRIISANGFPNPREVQNWYWKAMDTCSTTHQLLATDSLISHMEMVTEVALPTVFILCILISIVLLIFYLRNHS; encoded by the exons ATGAAGATTTACATTTTGAGAATATGGTATATGCTTGTGCCGATAATACGGCTGAATACCGCCGAGGATTTCCAGTGGACAAAGAATAATCCAGGCTCTTTCTATTATGGCACTTTTCCAGCTG GTTTTTTATGGGGTGTTGGAAGTTCTGCATACCAGACTGAAGGGGCCTGGGACAAGGACGGGAAAGGACCAAGTATCTGGGATGCTTTTACTCACAAGCAAGGGAAAGTGTTTAGAAATGAAACAGGAGATACAGCATGTGACGGCTACTACAAAGTTAAG gATGACATTCAGTTACTGAAGGAGCTAAAAGTTAATCACTATCTATTCTCTATCTCATGGCCTCGGATGATGCCCACTGGCATCAAAA CAGAGCAATTGAATGAGAAGGGAATACAGTTTTACAATGACACAATTAATAGTCTTCTGGAAAACAATATTATCCCTATTGTGAGCCTCTACCACTGGGATCTCCCACAG GTTCTTCAAGAAAAGTATGGTGGCTGGCAAAATATAAGcatgataaattattttaatgattatGCAAATCTGTGTTTTGAGAAGTTTGGCGACCGTGTGAAACACTGGATTACTTTTAGTAATCCTTGG GCAGTTGCTGAAAAGGGTTATGAAACAGGAGAACACGCGCCAGGACTGAAGCTTGGTGGATGTGGAGCATACAAAGCAGCGCACCATATAATTAAA GCTCATGCGAAGGTATGGCACTCTTACAATAACACATGGCGTAGTGAGCAGCAAG GTATGGTTGGAATTTCCCTAACTAGTGGCTGGGGTGAACCTGTTGATCCACACAGCCAAACAGATAGAGATGCCGCTGAAAGATACATACAGTTTCATTTGGGATGGTTTGCAAATCCAATTTACAGAGGAGACTATCCAGAAATTATGAAGAATTACATAG GTAGGAAGAGCGCCCAGCAGGGCTTGGGGACATCAAGATTACCAACTTTCTCAGTGCAAGAGAAAACCTATATTAAAGGCACATCGGATTTCCTGGGAATAGGTCATTTTACTACTCGTTATGTTCTACAGAAGAGCTTTCCCTTTCTACAAGTGTCTGGTTACCACACTGACCGTGACTTGGCTGAACTGGTGGACCCAAAATGGCCAGCTCCAGGACCTAAATGGTTATATTCTGTGCCTTGGGGATTCAGAAGATTACTCAACTTCATTAAG ACACAATATGGGAACCCTCTCATATATGTGACAGAGAATGGAGTTTCTGAAAAGGTACAGTGTACTCAACTGTGTGATGAATGGCGGATAGAGTATCTGAAAGGATATATTAATGAAATACTGAAAG CTCTAAACGATGGTGTTAAAGTGAAAGGTTACACTGCCTGGTCACTGCTGGATAAATTCGAATGGAACAAAGGCTTCTCCGAAAGATTTGGATTTTATcacattgattttaaaaacaagaacaagCCACGATACCCAAAGGCATCTGTTGACTATTATAAAAGGATTATCAGTGCAAACGGATTCCCAAATCCAAGAGAG GTGCAAAATTGGTATTGGAAGGCCATGGACACTTGCTCGACCACACACCAACTCCTTGCTACAG ATTCCCTGATTTCTCACATGGAAATGGTGACAGAGGTTGCTCTTCCTACAGTTTTCATACTCTGCATACTCATCAGTATTGTCCTACTAATATTCTACCTTCGAAACCATAGTTAA